The DNA segment GCGACTGTATTGTCGTGTTTTGCAGCAATGACACACGCGTTGCCCAAGTCGCTACGACTCTTTATCAACAAGGCGTGGCCAACAAAATTCTCTTTTCGGGTGGGTTTGGGCGCTTTACCCAAGGTGAGTTTGAACATACCGAAGCCGAGACCTTCGCTCTGATTGCGCGTTCACTTGGTGTGCCTCAAGAAGCTATTTTTATAGAAAACAAAGCAAGCAACTCCGGAGAGAACGTATTGTTGTCGGCTCAGTTACTTGCAGAGGTGCTACCAGAAGCAGATACATTTACCCTGGTGCAGAAACCCTTTATGGAACGTAGAGCTTTAGCGACGTTTGAGGCTCAATGGCCGAGAGACTACCAAAGTCTTCAAGTGACTTCACAGGCAGGTACGTTCATAGACTATTTAGACAATGACGTGTTTACATCAGACTTTGTGATCAACGCACTGTTAGAGGACTTTGAGCGTATCAAAGCTTACCCCGCACTTGGGTTCCTGACTGAACAAGAGATACCTGAGAACGTCTCTATCGCCTACCAAACTATTCTTAATATCTATCCTCGCAGCTAAGCGCAGACAAAAAAAAACCGAAGAGATGGTACTCTTCGGTTTCACTTTCGATTGATCAACTTTAGTGTAGAGCTTCTTCTTTTGAGCCAATGTACGCAAACTTAAGCTCACCTTTTTTGAGCGATACTTTCACCGTACCACCATCGACGAGAGAGCCAAACAATAACTCATTCGCCAGCGGCTTCTTAAGCTGTTCTTGAATAACACGTCCCATAGGTCGAGCACCCATCGCCTTATCATAGCCCTTGTTAGCTAACCAGTGGCGAGCATCCTCATCCACTTCCAGCGACACACCGCGAGCATCAAGCTGAACTTGCAGCTCAACAATAAATTTGTCCACCACTTGATGGATAACCTGCTCGTCTAGGCTATTGAACCAGATGATGCTGTCTAGGCGGTTGCGGAACTCAGGAGTAAACACTTTCTTGATTTCTGACATCGCATCGTGACTGTGATCCTGTTGGATCAAGCCGATCGATTTTTTTTGAGTCTCTTGTACACCAGCGTTGGTGGTCATCACTAAGATGACGTTGCGGAAGTCAGCTTTGCGACCGTTATTATCGGTCAACGTGCCATTATCCATCACTTGCAGCAACAAGTTAAAGATATCAGGGTGTGCTTTTTCAATCTCATCAAGAAGAACCACTGAGTGAGGGTGCTTAATCACAGCATCTGTCAGTAGACCACCTTGATCGTATCCAACATAGCCAGGAGGCGCACCAATCAAACGGCTCACAGAATGACGCTCACCATACTCAGACATATCAAAGCGTAGCAGCTCAATACCCATTAACTTAGCGAGCTGGACGGTCACTTCCGTTTTACCCACACCCGTTGGGCCAGCAAATAGGAAAGAGCCGACTGGTTTGTGTTCAACACCTAGTCCAGCACGTGAAAGCTTGATCGCTTCACTCAATGCACCAATTGCAGGATCTTGTCCAAACACCAGCATCTTCATCTTCTTATCGAGTGCTTGCAGCGTATCTTTGTCAGACGAAGACACTGACTTCTCAGGAATACGTGCCATCTTGGCGACCATCGATTCAATGTCAGCGACACCGACCGTTTTCTTGCGACGACTTGCAGGTGTTAGACGACTGCGGGCACCCGCTTCATCAATCACATCAATCGCTTTGTCTGGCAGATGGCGTTCATTGATATATTTCGCAGAGAGCTCAACTGCCGCTCTCAGTGCTTTGTTGGTGTAGCGAACTTCGTGGTGCTCTTCGTACTTAGGTTTCAGCCCCATCAAGATCTTAGTGGTGTCATCAAGAGAGGGTTCAACCACATCGATTTTTTGGAAACGACGTGACAGCGCACGTTCTTTCTCAAAAATGTTGCTGTATTCCTGGTACGTCGTTGAACCGATGCAGCGCAATTTACCGCTGCTTAACAACGGCTTGATTAGGTTAGCAGCATCCACTTGCCCACCAGAGGCGGCACCAGCACCGATGATGGTATGAATCTCATCGATAAACAGAATCGCGTCATCCTCTTTTTCCAGCTGTTTCAAGATCGCTTTGAAGCGCTTCTCAAAATCACCGCGGTACTTAGTACCCGCCAGCAAAGAACCGATGTCGAGTGAGTAAATGATGCTGTTTTGAATCACATCAGGCACCTGCCCTTCAACGATTCTCCAAGCAAGTCCTTCAGCAATCGCCGTTTTACCTACGCCCGCTTCACCCACAAGCAGTGGATTGTTTTTGCGACGACGGCAAAGTACCTGAATCGTGCGCTCAAGCTCTTTGTCTCGGCCAATTAATGGATCAATGTTGCCGTTACGGGCAACTTGGTTGAGGTTAGTTGCAAAATTCTCAAGTCGATCCTCTGAACTCGCTTCTTCAACGGGTTCTGCGCCCCCCATAGGGCCCGACGAAGGCTCACTGCCCGAGCTACTGCTGCCGTCTTTTGAAATGCCATGGGAAATAAAGTTGACGATATCTAAACGACTAACGTCATTCTTCTTGAGTAGGTATGCCGCTTGAGACTCTTGTTCACTGAATATCGCGACGAGTACATTAGCACCTGAGACTTCATTGCGCCCAGATGACTGAACATGGAAAACGGCGCGCTGCAGAACACGTTGGAAGCTAAGCGTAGGCTGCGTTTCACGTGAGTCGTCGTTTTCTGGAATTAGAGGAGTGGTTTGGTCGATAAAGATATCAAGTTCTTGGCGAAGCGCCTCGATATCAGCCTGACAAGCCGTTAGCGCTTCTCTCGCCGCGTTGTTATCCAACAACGCCAGTAGGAGGTGCTCCACGGTCATAAATTCATGTCTTTTATCTCGCGCACGACCAAATGCGCTATTGAGACTCGACTCTAGTTCTTTATTAAGCATAAGTACCCCCTTACGGAACATATCCTAACTAAGCTCATCCTGATGCTTGCTATAGAACCGCCTAAGAAAGTACGTTGTTGACCAGTTAGGCTTGCTCCATAGTACAAAGCAGTGGGTGTTCGTTCTCTCTTGCATACATGGTGACTTGCGCGACTTTCGTCTCTGCCACTTCAGAAGTGAACGTGCCACAAATGGCTTTGCCTTGGTAGTGAACTTGAAGCATTGTCTGGGTCGCTTTGTCTTCATCCATTGAGAAAAAGCGCGTTAAAATATCAATGACGAAGTCCATTGGAGTGTAATCATCATTGTTAAGTATTACGTTATACATCGCCGGCGGTTTAACCTTCGTCTCTTCTCGTTCCAAAAGGTCAAAATCCGGGGATACCCAATCAAAATTTCCGCTCATGTTCCTAGTTACATTGTTATTGGCTACTAATTAAATATCCTAACACCTTAGCGCCTAAAACTCATCGACATTTTTAATTGTTAAGTGTGTTTTAGTTTTGTTAGTTAATTGTTTTTAGCAGCTTCAATTTAAGACTAATCCAGCCGATGAATCGCTGCAAATAAAATCATCGCAGTTTTTTGATTTCGCAGATCGATTGCCGAAAAAAACATCACGCTGCTGAGTAGCTACTCAATGACGTTATGATTAAGTATGCCACCAGCCGCCAATACCCACTGAGCTCTGTGCTCAACAAGGCCATTGATTTCAGGAAGGTTAAACAAACGTAAATCTCAAAAATGAATCCAATTACTAATTAGTAATCAAATATAACGCTTAGATATTGACTTGGCTAAATCTTGGTCTAGATTGGGAAAGTGTGGGTAACAATTTAGCAGCAGCTAGATAAATATCACGTAACAACGTCAAGTAATAATGCATGAGGGATGTAAAGCATGGCTACAGGTACAGTTAAATGGTTCAACAACGCCAAGGGATTTGGTTTTATTTGTCCAGAGTCTGGTGAGGGAGATATCTTCGCTCACTACTCCACAATTCAGATGGATGGCTACCGCACACTGAAAGCAGGCCAAACCGTATCGTATGAAGTGGAGAAAGGTCCGAAAGGGTCACACGCAAGCACGGTCACACCTGTGGAGTTTGAGCTCGCACAAGCTGCTAAATAGTTCGACTTATTTAAATTAGCGTGTCTAACGTCAACGCGCGACTAAAGACAGGCCAAAAGATAGAAAAAGCCCCGCACTACTTAGTCAGTACGGGGCTTTCTATTTTCTTGATTAAACCTTTGTTGATTAAACCAAGTCCGTCATTAATCGATAATGCTGTTTAGCATTTGGCTTGGTCGCATCAATTTAGACGCTTGCTCATCATTGGGTGAGTAATAACCACCTAATTCACCGGCTACACCTTGTGCATTATTAAGTTCTGCCACAATCGCTTCTTCACCTTCTTGAAGTGATTTAGCAATAGGAGCAAACTCTGCTGCAAGATCGGCATCTGCTGATTGAGCTGCTAGTGCTTCTGCCCAATAACGAGCTAAGTAGTAGTGGCTACCGCGGTTATCCAGCTCACCCACCTTACGGGAAGGCGACTTGTTGTTGTCTAAGAACTCGCCTGTCGCAGCATCAAGCGCTTGCGCCAAGACTTGCGCTTTCTCGTTGCCTGTTACTGTACTCAAGTGTTCAAGCGATGCAGCGAGAGCAAGGAACTCACCCAAAGAATCCCAACGCAGGTGATTTTCTTTTTGTACCTGCTGTACGTGCTTCGGCGCAGAGCCACCAGCCCCCGTCTCAAACAAGCCACCTCCATTCATTAGCGGCACAATCGATAGCATTTTCGCTGAAGTACCAAGCTCTAGAATCGGGAACAGGTCGGTCAGATAGTCACGCAGTACATTACCTGTCACAGAGATAGTGTCCAAACCCTCTTTGATACGCTCTAAAGAGACTAAACACGCTTCCAGTGGCGCTAAGATACGAATGTCCAAACCTTCCGTATCAAAGTTTGGCAGGTACGCTTCGACTTTCTTGATCAGCTGTGCATCATGCGCACGATTTTTGTCCAGCCAGAAGACGGCTGGTGCACCCGTTGCGCGAGCACGAGTCACTGCCAGCTTCACCCAATCCTGAATTGGCGCATCTTTAACCTGACACATACGGAAGATATCGCCCTGTTCAACAGATTGAGCGAGTAGCACGCTACCATCAGCAGCAACGACTTGTACTTCACCCTCTGTTTCCATGACGAAAGTCTTGTCGTGAGAGCCATACTCTTCCGCTTTTTGTGCCATCAAGCCCACGTTTGGCACGCTGCCCATTGTCGTTGGGTCAAACGCGCCATGTTGTTTGCAGAAATCGATAACGGCTTGATAGATGCTCGCATAGCTGCGGTCAGGGATCATAGCTTTGGTGTCTTTTTGCTTACCGTCAGGCCCCCACATTTGCCCCGATGCGCGCAGCATCGCGGGCATAGACGCATCAACAATGATGTCACTTGGAACATGTAAGTTCGTAATGCCGCGATCTGAATCTACCATTGCCAACGGTGGCTGCGTCTCGTAAACCGCTTCAAGTGCTTGCTCGATTTCCGCTTTCTGATCCGCTGGTAGCTGAGCAATCTTAGCGTAGACATCACCCACACCATTGTTCACGTCTACACCTAGCTCATCGAAAAGCTGACCGTATTTATCAAACACAGACTTGTAGTACACCTTAACCGCGTGACCAAAGATCACTGGGTCAGAGACTTTCATCATGGTTGCTTTCATGTGTAAAGACAACAGAACGTCTTGCTGCTTCGCTTCTTCAATTTGCTCTTCAAAGAAACGGACGAGCGCGTTCTTGTTCATGACCGAGCAATCAATCACCTCTTTATCTTGTAGAGGGAAAGCAGCCTTAAGTGTTTTCTTGTCACCTGATGCCGCGACAAACTCAATCGACACATCTGTAGCGCCATCGATCGTGGTGGATTTTTCACTACCAAAGAAATCGCTATCGCTCATGCTTGAAACGTGAGACTTCGAGTCTGCCGACCAAGCACCCATCGAATGAGGGTTCTTCTTCGCGTAGTTCTTGACCGAAAGTGGTGCGCGACGGTCAGAGTTACCTTCACGCAGTACTGGGTTTACCGCACTACCCTTAATCTTATCGTAGGTTTCCTTGATTGCCTTTTCTTCATAAGTGCTTGGCTCTGCAGGGTAATCAGGAAGAGCATAACCTTGCGCTTGCAGCTCTTTAATTGCAGCTTGTAGCTGTGGAATTGAAGCTGAAATATTTGGCAACTTGATGATATTCGCTTCTGGCGTTTTCGCCAGTTCACCAAGTTCTGCTAGTGCATCGCCAATGCGTTGCTCTTCAGTTAGATGTTCTGGAAAGTTAGCTAGGATGCGACCCGCCAGTGAGATGTCACGAGTTTCTACATTAATACCAGAAGAAGCGGTAAAAGACTGAATGATTGGCAGGAGAGAGTATGTTGCCAACGCCGGAGCTTCATCAGTGATGGTATAGATAATTGTAGGCTTTTCTGAAGACATGAAATTTCCCTATAATTTAGCGACATCAATGGATGTATGATGCCGAGATGGTTGAAGCAGCAAGCTGATTTTCATCCCCACTCTTGCTACTCACTTATTGTTATTGCCTCAACAGATGACTTCGTGTCTTGGTACTCAACTTATCATTTGAGTACTCTGTTTTGGTGATTTGCGTATTCCAGACTACATAATTAAACAAAATGAGAGAAATAGTCTATCATCTTGCGCTCGAATACTGATTTTGGGCGTGCGAATGATAGCGCATTTTGCCTCTATTCAGAAATTCCGCATACGTTTTCGTTACATTTTTGCAAGGTAGTTAACATGCCAGCTAGAGATTCGCGCTCTTCACGTCGTCCCTCTTCATCGAAAAATTCGACACGCTTCAAACGCCCAGTGAGAAAAAATCACTCTAAGCCAAAAGCTATTTCTCCAGCAGAGCGCAAAGTCATCATCTTTAACAAGCCTTATGACACGCTGAGCCAATTTACCGATGGTGAAGGTCGAAAAACGCTAGCCGATTATATTCCAATCAAAGAAGTTTATGCGGCTGGTCGTCTCGATCGCGACAGCGAAGGGCTAATGGTACTGACGAACGACGGCATACTTCAAGCAAGGTTGACTCAACCAAAATCAAAGTCGCCAAAAACCTACTGGGTTCAAGTTGACGGCGCCCCTACTGAAGCTGATTTAGATAAGTTACGTAAAGGTGTCGAGCTTAAAGACGGCATGACTCTGCCAGCAGACGTAGAGGTGATGGCTGAGCCACCTGTATGGGACCGTAACCCTCCAGTTCGCTTCCGCGCCAACATTCCTACCACCTGGTTATCGATCACTATCATTGAAGGTCGCAATCGCCAGGTTAGGCGTATGACGGCAAATATCGGTTTTCCGACTCTGAGGTTGATTCGAGCATCTATGGCAGGGATTGAGCTTGGTGGGTTGCAGCCTGGAGAGTGGAAGGAGATTGAACTTTAGAGGTTCAGGTTGAAGGTTGAAGGTTGAAGGTTGAAGGTTAAAGGTTAAAGCAGACTACCGTGACTAATACATCCGGTAAAAAAGAAAGAGCCGTTTTACTCTACTTCTGGTAAGAACGGCTCTCTGGGTGCTTTGCGTAATCTTGGATTAGATAGCGATGAACTTGGTTTCTACGGCTGGGTTTACGTCAGCTTCATAGTCAACACCTTCAACACCAAAGCCGAATAGTTTCAGGAACTCATCTTTGTATTGAACGTAGTCTGTAAGTTCTTTCAGGTTCTCTGAAGTCACTTGTGGCCAAAGGTCACGACAGTGTTGCTGGATGTCTTCACGAAGCTCCCAGTCATCAAGGCGCAGACGGTTTTTCTCATCCACTTCTGGTGCCGAGCCATCTTCTTTATATAGACGCTGGCTAAACATGCGGTAGATTTGCTCCATACAACCTTCGTGTACGCCCTCTTCACGCATTTTTTTGAATACCATCGCGATGTACAAAGGCATAACTGGAATCGCAGAACTTGCTTGCGTAACGACCGACTTCAATACGGCTACGTTTGCAGTGCCGCCTGTTTCGCCCAGCTTTTCACCCAATGCTGACGCCGCACGATCAAGGTCCATCTTCGCTTGACCTAATGCACCATCCCAGTAGATCGGCCATGTCAGCTCGGTACCGATGTAGCTATACGCCACGGTCTTGCAACCGTCAGCAAGAACACCAGCGTCTGAAAGTGCATTAATCCACAACTCCCAATCTTGACCGCCCATTACCGTCACTGTATCTGCGATCTCTTCTTCTGTTGCAGGCTCTACGCTCGCTTCGATGATCACATCTTTATTGGTGTCTACCGCCGTTGCTGTGTAAGTTTCACCGATTGGCTTAAGCGCCGAACGAATCAACTCACCCGTTTCCGGCATCTTACGCACTGGAGACGCCAACGAGTAAACCACCATATCCACCTGACCCAAGTCTTCTTTGATCAGATCAATCGTTTTCTGTTTTGCTTCATTTGAGAACGCGTCGCCATTCAAGCTTTTCGAGTAAAGACCCGCTTCATTAGCTAGCTTGTCAAATGCCGCGGCATTGTAGAAGCCAGCCGTGCCTGGCTTACGCTCTGTGCCTTCTTTTTCAAAGAAAACACCGATAGTTGATGCGTCACCGCCGAAGGCAGCTGCGATACGAGAAGAGAGACCGTAGCCACTTGAAGAGCCGATAACCAGTACACGCTTTGGTGCGTTAGCAATTTTGCCTTGTGCTTGTGTGTAAGCAATTTGTTCTTTTACATTTGCTTCGCAGCCAACTGGGTGCGTTGTTGTACAAATAAATCCACGAATTCGAGGTTTGATGATCATATTCAACTTCCTTTATCAGTTGGCAGTAGGATAAAAGGTTCACACTAAAATCGCATCTAGTTTGTGTAAATTTCCACGAAATTTGCAAGTGGTTGGATGACTTTCACACCAAAGTTTGAGCCTGCCGCAACATTGTTGTCTGCTAAAAGCCAACAATTGGTGACATTCCACACAAAAAAAGCGACCACGCCCGGCAAAGAGAGTGGTCGAAAACAGGATAGAAGATGAAAACAGAGTTTGGCAGCCAAGTCTGTACATTTCGTCGACGTTCACTGCCAGGTAATGAAAAGTAATACCTAAAACATTCTAAGCGGCACTGTTAAGCTCCGAAGACTTTTTATCCTCACCGCCTCCCAATGTATCTTGAGTTCTGACCTCAGCAAAATCATGACTGAAGTGATCAACCTGAATCGCATGGTAGCGAAGTTTATCTGCCGCTAGGACTTGCTCCACTTCCTCCTGCGTCAGTACATCCGCTTGCAATGCCTGCTCTAAACGATCTTGCAGCATGCCTTTTTTATCCACCTTGCCCTCTTTTACCGCTTTAAAGATTTTGCGTTCGATACCTTTGATGTCATACATGGCAACAAATGCACGTTCCATCAAACCAACACTGTCATCTTCGCTTTGACCGATATAACACAGTTTGGTTAGGCGCTCACGATGTGCCCCTGGAGTCATCATGCTTTGAGCGATCTCTACAGTCAGATCATCGCTTGGCTGTTTGAAATGATTACCCAGTGGGAAAACGATCCCTTTCAACAACCCGCCCACACCCACAACCGGATAGTTACGGAATGCATCAGATAACGCTTTTGCCGCATTGTAGAAACAGTGTTGCACCGCGTAGTGAACGTAGTTTAAGTCCTGCTGCTGACGTCCCTCATCTTCATACTTTTTCAAAGCAGATGACGCTAGATATAGATAGCTCAGCACATCGCCCAAACGAGCAGAAATCATCTCTTTACGTTTAAGGTCACCACCGAGCGTCAGCATGGCAAAATCTGCACTTACCGCTAAAGCTCTGCTCAGGCGCGTCAACTCTTGATAGTAGCGTTTTGTCGGACCCGGCATTGGAGCATTAACAAAACGAGATCCCGTCAAGGCCGCGCCAAATACGCCAAAGGTGTTCTTGGTTGCATGGCGAATATGCTTAAACAATAGATCGTCAAACTGCTGGGCTGCCTCTTTCTCATCGGGATTTGCTGCAGCCTCCATCTCTTTGAGAACATAAGGGTGACAACGTGTGGCACCTTGACCAAAAATCATTAGGTTTCGAGTAAGGATGTTTGCCCCTTCAACCGTGATGGCGACTGGCACACCAAGGTATGCTGACGTGAGATAGTTCATTGGGCCCGCCTGAATCGCACGTCCTGAGTGAATGTCCATCGAATCATTCAAAATGGTTCGCGCCATCTCAGTCATATGATATTTAGCAATCGCTGTGATAATGCCCGGCTTCTCTTTCAGATCAAGCGCCGTGGTGGTCATGGTTCTTGACGCCTCAAGTAGATAGGTTAATCCACCTATTCGGCCAAGTGCCTCTGCGACACCTTCAAACTTACCAATAGACATGCCAAACTGCTTGCGAACATAAGCGTAGGCACCCGTTGTTCTAGAAGTCAGGTGACCAATTGCCGTACCCAATGCTGGCAATGAAATACCTCGCCCCGCTGACAGACATTCCACCAACATACGCCAACCTTTGCCTGCATAGTCCTGACCACCGATCAACCAGTCCATCGGGATAAACACATCTTTGCCCCGTGTAGGGCCATTCATAAATGCAAGGCCGATTGGGTCATGGCGTTCACCAATCTCCACTCCGGTGTGGTCGGCTGGAATCAGAGCACAGGTAATCCCCAGATCCTGCTTATCTCCGAGTAGGCCCTCTGGGTCATACATTTTGAAAGCCAGACCAAGTACGGTAGCGACAGGTGCGAGCGTGATATAGCGTTTATTCCAGTTAAGACGCAAACCGAGCACTTGCTCTCCCTCATGCTCACCGTAACAGACGACACCAGTATCAGGGATACCGCCAGCGTCGGACCCTGCTTCCGGGCCAGTCAATGCAAAGCAAGGGATATCCGTACCGTTAGCAAGTCGTGGCAGCCAGTAGTCTTTCTGCTCTTGAGTTCCGTAGTGAGACAGCAGCTCTCCTGGGCCTAATGAGTTGGGCACCATAACCGTCACGGCTGCGCTGATACTGCGAGTGGCCAAACGGCTTACGATAGTTGAGTTAGCAAGGGCCGAGAACTCTCTACCTCCATACTCTTTGGAAATGATCAGTGAGAAAAATCGCTCTTTTCGCATGTACTCCCACACCTGTGGTGGCAAATTACGGTCTTTAGAGACGATTTCGTAATCATCCAGCATACCGAGCAAGGTTTCCAGCTCGTTGTCCATGAAGGACTGTTCTTCCGCACTCAGTGCTGGCGCTGGGTATTGGTGCAATTTAGTGAAGTCTGGTTGACCAGAAAACAGTTCACCATCCCACCAAACACTACCCGCTTCCATCGCTTCTTTTTCGGTGCTAGAAAGCGGTGGGAGCACCTTTTTGAACATTTTAAATGCGGGATCACTGATCCACTTTTTACGTAGAGAGCTCATGGTTTAATCCTTTTATTCACGTGCTGTATATCGTTTTATTGTTATTTTGCGTCAATAAGATCAACGGACATCCCTGCAGCTAAGAAAGGAATCAATTGATCCACCACAGATTTGGGATCTGCTGCTTGGTCGAAATCGTTGTTCGCGATCTCGGTTAATGCTTGACTCGATGCCATGGTGAAGACACAGGTACCGAGCGTAAAATGCAAACGCCAAAACAGAACATCGGGGGTTAGCTTAGGGTTTGCTTGCATAATCGATTGAGTGAAGAGAGACAGGCTGTTTTGGTAACGCGTTGTGATAAACCAACGCAAATGCCCTTGCACGTCGGTGTAGCCACGGCCTATCAAGGACATAAAGCGTGCGGTCCCGTTAGGTCGAACCTCATTGAGTGAGCGCAAAGGCGCGCGAAGCGCTTCAAAAACATCCGCCATTGCGTAACTCTTATTGAGATTAAGTGTAATCAATGCGTCTTCGACCGCCGGCATGAATGCTTCCAAATAACGGTCTAATACCGCTCGAACCAGCGTCTTTTTATCTCCAAAGTGATAATTGACCGAAGCTAGGTTCACTCCCGCTTTGCTTGTGATCGTTCGTAGCGAAGTATCGTTAAAACCATGCTCTGCAAATAGCGCTTCTGCAACATCCAAAATTTTGTCTTTCGTAGAATTTCTTGACGTCATTTCAATCGACCGTATTAAACACCTGTTTGAAATATACCCCCACAACATCAGATTAACAAGTAATTAACATCACACTTTGGCAGATTCTCGGTTGGTTATGTGTTAACGAGTTGATATATCAGCAGCAAATAAAAATTTCAGTTTTTATGGAACTCTTTACTTTAAAGTCGGTCTACATACATGTAGCGAACAGATAACACCGAGTTTCACTGGCCGTCGAAATATTTTTTCATCTGTCCGCTACTAATGAAGCTGCTTTTTCTTATTTAACTCCTGTAATATTGATACGCCCAGACCTCTATGGCCTGGGCGCTTTTTTTGTTTGCGATAACGTTCGTCGCCACAAAAAGAAAAACGGCAGAGAACAAAGTCCTCTGCCGCCACTAGCCATCAGTGAGTCACCCAATAAAGGGGCCCTGACGTTATTAGTTTAATACTGTATATCCACGATTTGTCATGCAGTTGCGCATTACCGTTTGCTGGTCAGCTTCATAGTTATCTTGATTTTCACGACGATCGCGACTGCCACCTAGAACACCTGCAGCAACGCCAACACCCGCGCCTACTTTCGCACCAGATGAGCCTGAACCACCGGCAATTGCACTACCTGCTGCACCAAGTGCTGCACCTTTCACTGCGCCGCCAACTGCACCACGTGAACGTGTCTCTTTCTGTACTTGTCCAGCCAGTTCTTCACATTGGTGTAGATCGTAGATGTAATCTTTTTCATCAACACCGTTCTTGTCGATGATTAGATTGGCGTGTGCGCCAGCAGCCAAACTGGTCAAAGTGATAAATAATGTCAGGCGTTTCATAAAAACTCCGGAAGTTGAGACTGATTTAACCTTGTTGTTTCCACAAAGACTAACCGCATTCCTCTCAACTCACCTAGGAATAGTAACTATTCCATATGGAATAATACTTAA comes from the Vibrio astriarenae genome and includes:
- a CDS encoding TetR/AcrR family transcriptional regulator, yielding MTSRNSTKDKILDVAEALFAEHGFNDTSLRTITSKAGVNLASVNYHFGDKKTLVRAVLDRYLEAFMPAVEDALITLNLNKSYAMADVFEALRAPLRSLNEVRPNGTARFMSLIGRGYTDVQGHLRWFITTRYQNSLSLFTQSIMQANPKLTPDVLFWRLHFTLGTCVFTMASSQALTEIANNDFDQAADPKSVVDQLIPFLAAGMSVDLIDAK
- a CDS encoding acyl-CoA dehydrogenase, producing MSSLRKKWISDPAFKMFKKVLPPLSSTEKEAMEAGSVWWDGELFSGQPDFTKLHQYPAPALSAEEQSFMDNELETLLGMLDDYEIVSKDRNLPPQVWEYMRKERFFSLIISKEYGGREFSALANSTIVSRLATRSISAAVTVMVPNSLGPGELLSHYGTQEQKDYWLPRLANGTDIPCFALTGPEAGSDAGGIPDTGVVCYGEHEGEQVLGLRLNWNKRYITLAPVATVLGLAFKMYDPEGLLGDKQDLGITCALIPADHTGVEIGERHDPIGLAFMNGPTRGKDVFIPMDWLIGGQDYAGKGWRMLVECLSAGRGISLPALGTAIGHLTSRTTGAYAYVRKQFGMSIGKFEGVAEALGRIGGLTYLLEASRTMTTTALDLKEKPGIITAIAKYHMTEMARTILNDSMDIHSGRAIQAGPMNYLTSAYLGVPVAITVEGANILTRNLMIFGQGATRCHPYVLKEMEAAANPDEKEAAQQFDDLLFKHIRHATKNTFGVFGAALTGSRFVNAPMPGPTKRYYQELTRLSRALAVSADFAMLTLGGDLKRKEMISARLGDVLSYLYLASSALKKYEDEGRQQQDLNYVHYAVQHCFYNAAKALSDAFRNYPVVGVGGLLKGIVFPLGNHFKQPSDDLTVEIAQSMMTPGAHRERLTKLCYIGQSEDDSVGLMERAFVAMYDIKGIERKIFKAVKEGKVDKKGMLQDRLEQALQADVLTQEEVEQVLAADKLRYHAIQVDHFSHDFAEVRTQDTLGGGEDKKSSELNSAA
- a CDS encoding glycine zipper family protein, which gives rise to MKRLTLFITLTSLAAGAHANLIIDKNGVDEKDYIYDLHQCEELAGQVQKETRSRGAVGGAVKGAALGAAGSAIAGGSGSSGAKVGAGVGVAAGVLGGSRDRRENQDNYEADQQTVMRNCMTNRGYTVLN